GCGGCGGCGGCCATGGAGGGCTGGGCGTGAGCGGCTACTACACGCCGGAAGAGGCGCAGGACGTCTTCCTGAAGGCCAACGAGGCCTACGCGCGCGAGGACTACGCGGCGGCGCAGACGGGCTACGAGAAGCTGCTGTCCAACGGCCACGGCGGCGCGGACGTGCTCTACAACCTGGGCACCACGCACCTGGCGCGGGGAGACCTGGGCCGCGCGGTGCTCTTCCTGGAGCAGGCGAAGAAGGAGGGCGTCCGCGCGCCGGACCTGGAGGCCAACCTGTCCGTGGCCCGCGCGCGCCAGGTGGACAAGGTGGTGGGCGCCACCGCGGAGGAGGAGTTCCTCCCGAGGGTGGCGGCCGCCACGGATGGCGCGGTGGTGGCGTGGACCTTCCTGGGCACCTGGGTGGCGGCCTTCGCGCTGCTGATTCTCTGGCGCGCGCTGCGCCCTGGCCGGCGCACGGCGGTGGGCGTGGTGGCCGCGCTGCTCTTCGCGGTGGCCATCCCCTCCGGCCTGCTGCTGGCCACGCATGCGTGGGTGGACGAGACGGTGCACGAGGCCGTGGTGCTGGCCCCCACGCTGGTGGCCCGCGAGCTGCCTCAGCCCGGCGCCCGCTCCATCTTCGAGGTCCACGCCGGCCTCAAGGTGCGCCTGCTGGAGGAGACGGGCCGCTTCGTCCGCATCCGGCTCCCCAACGGCCTCGAGGGCTGGGCCGAGCGCGAAGGCGTAGCAGAAATCTGAAGCCCTGGCGGATGCCGCCTTGCGTTGTTGCAGCAACGCTTGGATGGGCGTGCTGCCCGGGAAGTAGACTCCGGCCGAGGGAAGCGGGTTTTTCCTGGAGGTCGTGGGGCTGTGTTCGAGGTCGAGGCGCTCGTCGGCAAGAACCGGCTGCTGGTGCGCATGTGGGGAGAGATTGACGACGCGGAGGCGCGCCAGGTGGGTGACGCGGCCGTGCGCGCCATCGACCGGCTGCGGCCGGGGTTCGACATGGTGTCGGACATGAGCGGCGTGGTGCGGGTTCCACCGGAGACCCCGGGGCAACTGCGGCGCATCGTCGAGG
The window above is part of the Pyxidicoccus xibeiensis genome. Proteins encoded here:
- a CDS encoding SH3 domain-containing protein, with translation MSGYYTPEEAQDVFLKANEAYAREDYAAAQTGYEKLLSNGHGGADVLYNLGTTHLARGDLGRAVLFLEQAKKEGVRAPDLEANLSVARARQVDKVVGATAEEEFLPRVAAATDGAVVAWTFLGTWVAAFALLILWRALRPGRRTAVGVVAALLFAVAIPSGLLLATHAWVDETVHEAVVLAPTLVARELPQPGARSIFEVHAGLKVRLLEETGRFVRIRLPNGLEGWAEREGVAEI
- a CDS encoding STAS domain-containing protein; the encoded protein is MFEVEALVGKNRLLVRMWGEIDDAEARQVGDAAVRAIDRLRPGFDMVSDMSGVVRVPPETPGQLRRIVEAARAKGYGRTVRVVGRSAAAALQFERISRALGHEAHLAFSMEEAERLLDVGWPP